In a genomic window of Virgibacillus sp. SK37:
- a CDS encoding ABC transporter ATP-binding protein has product MLTIESLSKSYGKKQILNSISLSIEKGEIVGLVGENGAGKSTLIQLLATIDKPTTGAIILENSNYDSHKKEIRKQIGFVPQELALWEEFTVRENMVFFEKLSWIRKSTAELKQLCLDMNLDKWDEPVHTLSGGMKRKLNLAISLIHDPLLLLLDEPTVGIDLKSRKEIGNYLQVQAKKYGKIVIYISHDMDEITSLCDRVVCIGDDPFYQNILAKTRMELIVF; this is encoded by the coding sequence ATGCTCACTATTGAATCATTGTCAAAATCGTATGGTAAAAAACAAATTCTGAACAGTATCTCATTATCTATTGAAAAAGGGGAGATCGTTGGGCTGGTAGGAGAAAACGGTGCAGGTAAATCTACTTTAATTCAACTACTAGCTACAATTGATAAGCCAACTACAGGGGCAATTATATTAGAAAATAGCAATTATGACAGCCATAAAAAAGAAATCAGAAAGCAAATCGGCTTTGTTCCACAGGAATTAGCATTATGGGAGGAATTTACAGTAAGAGAAAATATGGTATTTTTTGAAAAACTATCATGGATAAGAAAATCAACAGCTGAGTTAAAACAACTTTGTTTAGACATGAATCTTGATAAATGGGATGAACCTGTACACACACTATCAGGTGGAATGAAGCGTAAATTGAATTTAGCTATTAGCTTAATTCATGATCCTCTCCTTTTATTGCTGGATGAGCCTACTGTTGGAATTGATCTGAAGTCACGTAAAGAGATAGGTAATTATTTACAAGTACAGGCGAAAAAGTATGGGAAAATTGTTATTTATATCTCACACGATATGGATGAAATAACTTCTCTTTGTGATCGGGTGGTATGTATTGGAGATGACCCATTTTATCAAAACATTCTAGCCAAAACCAGGATGGAATTAATAGTATTTTAG
- a CDS encoding ABC transporter permease — protein sequence MKAILTTRLLFWKRQKGMLLFWMLLPIILTFSIIMVIETAQGNGKIPVGIVLQEKTDYTDRLLKELNNISSLQVEVLTEEEALHQIEIHKLDSAFIIKEGYTEKILKGSRNRLISGIRSDLSFGYTPVSEAIQSIIQQDTGRVKAAFTVQQLSKVYDSSSTWTIDEIVKKSKEIEKQQNLLQTSFSFTTAEESPVEKKSSLVNPWGLWAIFSFLSTLLLYDWLIKEKTSPIYKRFTFTKFSFKMYAIQNSFIYLCLFLLFDIITVSLFTIFLTEPISLTFIISLVMFRLTLIMAAFTLALLFKNAYLYYVFSFSFSLIVAITSGSIIPMDRLPEKISVINSLHPLQPFLHNEIGFLWFILLSAIVIFWHGRKGKSDAHY from the coding sequence ATGAAAGCAATCTTAACCACTCGTCTGCTTTTCTGGAAACGTCAAAAAGGAATGCTTCTGTTTTGGATGTTATTACCGATCATATTAACTTTCAGTATTATAATGGTAATAGAAACTGCTCAAGGAAATGGAAAAATCCCTGTAGGTATTGTACTACAGGAGAAAACAGATTATACAGATCGATTGCTCAAGGAATTAAACAACATCTCTTCCTTGCAAGTTGAGGTATTGACAGAAGAAGAAGCATTGCACCAAATTGAAATTCATAAGCTGGACAGTGCCTTTATAATTAAAGAAGGTTATACAGAAAAAATATTAAAAGGAAGCAGAAATAGATTAATTTCAGGAATTCGATCCGATTTATCTTTTGGCTATACACCCGTTTCTGAAGCAATTCAGTCAATTATTCAACAGGATACCGGACGCGTTAAGGCTGCGTTTACGGTTCAACAGCTTAGTAAAGTATATGATTCCAGTTCCACCTGGACAATTGATGAAATCGTGAAAAAAAGTAAAGAAATAGAGAAGCAGCAGAATTTACTTCAAACTTCCTTTTCTTTCACAACGGCGGAAGAATCTCCTGTTGAAAAGAAAAGTTCTCTAGTAAATCCATGGGGATTATGGGCGATTTTTAGCTTTTTATCTACGCTTTTACTATATGATTGGTTGATCAAGGAGAAGACCTCTCCTATCTATAAACGTTTTACCTTTACTAAATTTTCTTTTAAAATGTATGCCATACAAAATAGCTTTATTTATCTGTGCTTATTTCTTTTATTTGATATAATCACTGTCAGCTTGTTCACTATATTTCTTACCGAGCCTATTTCCCTTACCTTTATTATAAGTTTGGTTATGTTTCGTCTGACTCTAATAATGGCTGCTTTTACACTTGCTCTATTATTCAAAAATGCTTATTTATATTATGTTTTTTCATTTTCTTTTTCTTTAATTGTGGCGATAACAAGCGGAAGTATTATTCCAATGGATAGGCTTCCTGAGAAAATTAGCGTTATTAATTCACTTCACCCGTTACAGCCCTTCTTGCATAATGAAATAGGGTTTTTGTGGTTCATTCTGCTATCTGCAATTGTTATATTTTGGCATGGAAGAAAGGGGAAATCCGATGCTCACTATTGA
- a CDS encoding ABC transporter permease, which produces MHFIRNIILFVTNNARYLKRKWLSLPLLLLLPIVIIGLVITITISFFSPSETVPIQVGLVDLEQSKETQLVVDLIEESSQLGSFIRLKGMEEQTAEDAIQSNDLTAYIVFPSNFTTDLYKGNSVTIPIIGNSYKPIESHMVKELIESITRHIRASQANILTINQYAKNMTIDDKTRNDLVFEQFKEFLFYTIGKDKIVSEEKISNQTTSAPLHYYGLGSWFIIFTLWMLGMYSLLGKEETPLLKTRMRLYGVSEIQQLIAKIVVTVLFSSLLAGILFHGLNHLLTWSISLENIIRIILISLLYGIIFLVLLAFVEIIISSAKIRLLVQAGLTGFMLLISGALIPTIYFPLIIQDILQYSPSTEAFYWLQQTVLEQRLFVDYLPLFVLMSAVILALIGVAQIKERTYL; this is translated from the coding sequence ATGCATTTCATAAGAAACATCATCTTATTTGTTACTAATAATGCAAGATACCTTAAGAGGAAGTGGCTATCACTTCCTCTCCTTTTACTTCTCCCCATTGTGATCATTGGTTTAGTAATTACGATTACCATCTCTTTTTTTTCTCCCTCGGAGACCGTCCCCATACAAGTTGGATTAGTGGATCTAGAGCAATCCAAAGAAACACAATTAGTAGTTGATTTAATTGAAGAGTCTTCCCAACTAGGTTCTTTTATTCGTCTAAAAGGGATGGAAGAACAAACTGCCGAGGATGCCATTCAATCAAATGATTTAACTGCCTATATAGTTTTTCCAAGCAACTTTACTACAGATTTATATAAAGGCAATTCCGTCACAATACCAATAATCGGAAACTCCTATAAACCTATTGAGAGTCATATGGTTAAGGAATTAATTGAAAGTATTACAAGACATATACGTGCATCTCAAGCAAACATATTAACTATAAATCAATACGCAAAAAATATGACTATCGATGATAAAACGAGAAACGATTTAGTATTTGAGCAATTTAAAGAGTTCCTATTTTATACAATTGGTAAGGACAAAATTGTTTCAGAAGAGAAGATTTCTAATCAAACAACATCTGCACCCCTGCATTATTACGGATTAGGTAGTTGGTTTATCATTTTCACCTTATGGATGTTGGGTATGTACAGTTTATTAGGGAAAGAAGAGACCCCTCTTTTAAAAACCCGGATGAGATTATATGGGGTTTCCGAGATCCAACAGTTGATCGCAAAAATAGTGGTTACAGTACTTTTCAGTTCTTTATTAGCGGGTATACTTTTTCATGGTTTAAATCATTTGCTTACTTGGAGCATATCACTGGAAAATATAATACGAATTATCCTTATCAGCTTACTATACGGTATAATATTTTTGGTTCTGTTGGCTTTCGTGGAAATAATTATTTCATCAGCAAAAATACGATTGCTGGTCCAAGCAGGATTGACAGGATTTATGTTGCTTATCAGCGGGGCGCTTATACCTACAATCTATTTTCCTTTAATTATACAAGACATCCTGCAATACAGCCCCTCCACGGAGGCTTTTTATTGGCTTCAGCAAACTGTACTCGAACAACGCTTATTTGTTGATTATTTACCTTTATTCGTACTCATGTCAGCAGTAATTTTAGCTCTTATAGGAGTGGCACAAATAAAGGAGCGTACATATTTATGA
- a CDS encoding DUF6583 family protein, with product MTESTNDGVRKKGVSKGLVAIIVALVLVIGGSVAAFVLLNLSDKEKYFLAEKNTLDFLVEEVEDRYQPELEWVEQTEENPTRSTMELSAEYNDPAAGGSGTFDPSQFINNSTVTLTSEADMEAKKMNAKLKADIGGVEIDNFNVYITAEKLLVGLPFIEELLQIKDENLGSLLHEMDPVTFTGEESLNLDYLFDSGKNAEDLEYLKEEYGKMIYEEIPEDAFKTTEETVKVQDESLESEKIKFHLSEDQLKTIITKVLDKMKDDEKLKEIIEEQMALQQIGTPASQDINQTMKDFETGIKDAKESLKDFQIPDGLTSIIWVNDDKVVQRDFKLEMGPSKEELVAFTVKGSQLLKSETQSFNYDLGFSDNYSEGNMKLSGELSWKDQKAKDSINLSVEDMAITYDGSETLKDGKREFTRTFSYEDASGAGGSLIWDGEANYEKDQMKAVHDFSLESPGLSQDMFGLHINTEGKTIEKVEIPSEEDVKDLGSMSADEIMNYMETDVTPKFQQWIFGILAGSGNLGF from the coding sequence ATGACAGAGTCAACAAACGATGGGGTAAGAAAGAAAGGGGTCTCAAAAGGGCTTGTCGCAATTATTGTAGCGCTCGTCTTAGTTATTGGCGGGAGTGTAGCTGCTTTTGTGCTGCTTAACCTTTCTGATAAAGAAAAGTATTTTCTAGCAGAGAAGAATACGCTCGATTTCTTAGTGGAGGAAGTAGAAGACCGATACCAACCAGAGTTAGAGTGGGTAGAGCAGACAGAAGAAAATCCAACCAGATCAACAATGGAATTATCAGCAGAATATAATGACCCTGCAGCTGGAGGATCAGGAACATTTGACCCTTCCCAATTCATTAATAATTCCACCGTCACGCTTACGAGTGAAGCAGACATGGAAGCAAAGAAAATGAATGCTAAGTTAAAAGCAGACATTGGCGGGGTAGAAATTGATAACTTCAATGTTTACATAACTGCTGAAAAGCTATTGGTTGGGCTGCCGTTTATAGAGGAGTTATTACAAATCAAAGATGAGAATTTGGGCTCCCTTCTACATGAAATGGATCCAGTAACCTTTACAGGAGAAGAATCTCTTAACCTGGATTATCTATTTGATAGCGGGAAAAATGCAGAAGACTTGGAATACCTCAAAGAAGAATATGGCAAAATGATTTATGAAGAAATTCCAGAGGATGCTTTTAAAACTACTGAAGAAACGGTTAAAGTTCAAGATGAGTCCCTTGAGAGCGAAAAAATTAAATTTCATTTATCAGAGGATCAATTAAAAACAATTATTACAAAAGTATTAGATAAAATGAAAGACGATGAAAAATTAAAGGAAATAATTGAAGAGCAAATGGCCCTTCAGCAAATAGGTACACCAGCTAGTCAAGATATCAATCAAACAATGAAAGACTTTGAAACTGGTATTAAAGATGCGAAAGAATCACTAAAAGATTTTCAAATACCAGATGGATTAACGTCGATTATTTGGGTTAATGATGACAAAGTTGTACAGCGGGACTTCAAACTAGAAATGGGTCCATCAAAAGAAGAACTTGTCGCTTTTACAGTTAAAGGCTCTCAGTTACTAAAATCAGAAACACAATCATTTAATTATGATCTAGGTTTCTCCGATAACTATAGTGAAGGAAATATGAAACTTTCTGGTGAATTATCATGGAAGGATCAAAAAGCAAAAGACTCTATTAATCTATCCGTTGAAGACATGGCAATTACCTATGATGGCTCAGAAACATTAAAAGATGGGAAGCGGGAGTTTACACGCACATTCTCCTATGAAGATGCATCTGGAGCTGGCGGCAGCCTAATCTGGGACGGAGAAGCTAATTACGAAAAAGACCAAATGAAAGCAGTACATGATTTTTCTCTTGAAAGTCCAGGACTGAGTCAAGATATGTTCGGTCTTCACATCAATACAGAAGGAAAAACCATTGAAAAAGTGGAAATACCATCAGAGGAAGATGTCAAAGATTTAGGTAGCATGAGTGCTGATGAAATTATGAATTATATGGAAACAGATGTCACACCAAAATTTCAGCAGTGGATTTTTGGTATTTTAGCAGGTAGTGGTAATTTAGGATTTTAA
- the sspI gene encoding small acid-soluble spore protein SspI yields the protein MNLNLRKAILSNIATNDQDQLEATIVDAIQAGEEKMLPGLGVLFELIWQQSDEQEKQEMIDALEQGVKQATNTQ from the coding sequence ATGAACTTAAACCTTAGAAAAGCTATTCTATCCAATATTGCAACAAATGATCAGGACCAACTTGAAGCAACGATTGTGGATGCCATTCAAGCAGGTGAAGAGAAAATGCTACCAGGTCTTGGCGTACTATTTGAATTAATCTGGCAACAATCAGATGAACAGGAAAAACAGGAAATGATTGATGCTTTGGAACAAGGTGTCAAACAAGCTACAAATACCCAATAA
- a CDS encoding RNA methyltransferase, which produces MITSVKNEKIKALRKLQKRREREVSRKFLVEGFHLVDEARRSNWEIDEVIIQEGTDIPEWCHQYKLFEVSSNVFQHFSQMKTPQGIAAVVNMNEIEEVKGNYMLLIDSIQDPGNLGTMIRTADAAGYDGIILGNDTVDMFNDKVIRATQGSIFHILVIKGDLEEKVADLKNKGFQVWATALKNAKNYNEVNVEEKVALIVGNEGAGVKEPLLQLADSIVTIPIYGKAESLNVSIAAGILMYYTKS; this is translated from the coding sequence ATGATTACATCAGTTAAAAATGAAAAGATAAAAGCATTGCGAAAACTTCAGAAGAGAAGGGAGCGAGAAGTCAGCCGAAAATTTTTGGTAGAAGGATTTCATTTAGTTGATGAGGCAAGGAGGAGTAATTGGGAAATTGATGAGGTAATAATTCAAGAAGGCACAGATATTCCTGAATGGTGTCATCAATACAAGCTGTTTGAAGTTAGCTCAAATGTCTTCCAACATTTTTCACAAATGAAAACACCTCAGGGGATTGCTGCAGTTGTGAATATGAACGAGATAGAAGAGGTTAAAGGTAACTATATGCTTTTAATTGATTCGATACAAGATCCTGGCAATTTAGGAACGATGATTCGTACTGCCGACGCAGCGGGTTATGATGGTATTATTTTAGGTAATGATACAGTGGATATGTTTAATGATAAAGTGATCCGTGCTACACAGGGATCTATCTTTCATATTCTTGTAATTAAGGGAGATTTAGAAGAAAAGGTAGCAGACCTTAAGAATAAAGGTTTTCAAGTTTGGGCAACTGCTCTAAAGAATGCGAAGAATTATAACGAAGTAAATGTGGAAGAGAAAGTAGCTTTAATCGTCGGAAACGAGGGTGCTGGCGTAAAGGAGCCTCTTCTTCAATTGGCAGATTCTATTGTTACTATACCGATCTACGGAAAGGCAGAATCACTCAATGTAAGTATTGCTGCAGGAATATTAATGTATTATACCAAGAGTTAG